The following are encoded together in the Lathyrus oleraceus cultivar Zhongwan6 chromosome 3, CAAS_Psat_ZW6_1.0, whole genome shotgun sequence genome:
- the LOC127131899 gene encoding uncharacterized protein LOC127131899, translated as MQNHLKPLYIRAKVGHVGVNKVLVDGGAAVNLMPQFMLKKIGMFDTDVKPHNMVLSNYEGKIGQTLGVIQVDMTVGSITRPTMFMVIPAKANYNLLLGREWIHGIGEVPSTMHQRISIWREDGVVENVEADQSYFMAEVNHVDRNLAHIGPCHPAEEGYTPNKNALYFLTLHPNGFQ; from the coding sequence ATGCAGAACCATCTCAAACCCCTATACATTAGAGCTAAAGTTGGACATGTGGGGGTGAATAAAGTTCTGGTGGACGGAGGAGCAGCAGTCAATCTGATGCCTCAATTCATGTTGAAAAAGATAGGTATGTTCGACACTGATGTCAAACCTCACAATATGGTATTATCAAACTATGAGGGTAAGATAGGACAGACTTTGGGTGTCATACAAGTAGATATGACTGTTGGATCAATCACAAGACCAACAATGTTCATGGTGATACCTGCGAAGGCGAATTACAACTTGCTGCTAGGAAGGGAATGGATACATGGAATAGGGGAAGTTCCTTCGACCATGCATCAGAGGATATCCATCTGGAGAGAAGATGGTGTAGTAGAAAATGTTGAAGCTGACCAAAGTTACTTCATGGCAGAAGTGAACCATGTAGACAGGAACTTGGCTCATATAGGACCATGCCACCCAGCTGAAGAAGGCTACACCCCAAATAAAAATGCTTTGTATTTCTTGACTCTGCATCCCAATGGCTTTCAGTAG